In Erigeron canadensis isolate Cc75 chromosome 1, C_canadensis_v1, whole genome shotgun sequence, a single window of DNA contains:
- the LOC122578185 gene encoding probable inactive ATP-dependent zinc metalloprotease FTSHI 4, chloroplastic, translating to MEMACLLSSSHPLCSSKTLVVKQPPTLSPFFFTSTKFPSFLHHHHLNPALLQIRKASSSSIQNQNDDSDTLQLVEKLKDTEKRRINELEELDRKANTQLERQLILASNWSRTLLTLQNKLKGTQWDPHHSHKIHYSDFLSLLNSNNVQFMEYSNYGQTVSVILPYDKDGDSTSESKKDVIFKRHVVDRMPVDSWNDVWQKLHQQLVNVDVINANTVPAEVYSSVATIVVWSMRLALAIGLYVWIDNMMRPIYAKLIPCDLGSPPKQIRQPIKNQTLGSLGESRAKFISAEETTGVSFDDFAGQEYIKRELQEIVRILKNDEEFQNKGIYCPKGVLLHGPPGTGKTLLAKAIAGEAGLPFFAANGTDFVEMFVGVAASRVKDLFASSRTFAPSIIFIDEIDAIGSKRGGPDIGGGGAEREQGLLQILTEMDGFKESTSQVLVIGATNRLDILDPALLRKGRFDKIIRVGLPSKDGRFAILKVHAKNKYFRSEEEKENLLLEIAEKTEDFTGAELQNILNEAGILTARKDLDYIGREELLEALKRQKGTFETGQEDRSEVPEELKLRLAYREAAVSVLASYFPDPHRPFMGTDINSVKSQSNMRYVEISGRVFKRKADYVNAIVRACAPRVIEEEMFGLDNLCWISAKATLEASMLAESLILQSGMTSFGKAYYRKQHDLVPNLAAKLEALKDEYMRFAMEKCYSVLREYYSAVEEITDILLEKGEIEADEIWSIFKTTPRIAQPSVPPIDEYAALIYAGRWGIHGASLPGRATFAPGNVGFVTFGSPRPMETQIVSDDTWKLVDKIWDTRVQEIRDGAKKEIEAEQETPRVLIASHFL from the exons ATGGAAATGGCGTGTTTATTATCATCATCCCACCCACTCTGTAGTAGTAAAACCCTAGTAGTCAAACAACCACCAACATTATCTCCCTTTTTCTTCACTAGTACTAAATTCCCGTCTttccttcatcatcatcatctcaatcCTGCCCTTCTTCAAATTAGGAAGGCGTCGTCTTCTTCTATTCAGAATCAAAATGACGATTCAGACACTTTACAGCTAGTTGAG AAGCTCAAGGACACCGAGAAACGGCGAATAAATGAACTGGAGGAGCTTGACCGAAAAGCAAACACTCAGTTAGAAAGGCAGCTCATCTTGGCTTCTAATTGGAGCCGAACTTTATTAACCCTCCAGAATAAACTAAAGGGAACTCAATGGGATCCACATCATTCTCACAAAATTCACTACAGTGATTTCCTTAGCCTTCTCAATTCCAATAATGTTCAGTTCATGGAGTATTCCAATTACGGCCAGACCGTCTCAG TGATTCTACCGTATGATAAGGATGGAGACTCGACAAGTGAGTCAAAGAAAGATGTTATTTTCAAGAGGCATGTCGTTGACCGTATGCCTGTTGACAGCTGGAATGATGTTTGGCAAAAGTTGCATCAACAACTCGTGAATGTTGATGTCATTAATGCGAATACAGTTCCTGCAGAGGTCTACTCGAGTGTCGCCACAATTGTTGTGTGGTCAATGCGACTTGCTCTTGCTATAGGATTGTACGTATGGATTGATAATATGATGAGGCCAATCTATGCAAAGTTAATACCTTGTGATTTGGGAAGCCCCCCTAAACAGATAAGACAGCCGATCAAGAACCAGACACTTGGATCATTAGGCGAGAGTCG AGCTAAATTTATATCAGCAGAAGAGACAACTGGTGTCTCCTTTGATGATTTTGCAGGACAAGAATATATAAAGAGGGAATTACAAGAGATTGTTAGAATACTAAAGAATGATGAAGAATTCCAAAATAAAGGCATATACTGTCCTAAGGGTGTCCTACTTCATGGTCCTCCTGGAACTGGTAAAACTCTACTAGCAAAAGCTATAGCTGGTGAAGCAGGTCTTCCTTTCTTTGCAGCCAATGGCACTGATTTTGTTGAG ATGTTTGTTGGGGTTGCGGCGTCTCGTGTGAAGGATCTTTTTGCTAGTTCAAGAACATTTGCTCcttctattatttttattgacgAGATAGATGCTATTGGCAGCAAACGTGGTGGCCCGGACATTGGCGGG GGTGGTGCAGAGAGGGAACAGGGTCTGCTTCAAATATTAACAGAAATGGATGGTTTCAAAGAGTCAACATCTCAG GTGCTAGTTATTGGAGCAACCAACAGGCTGGATATTCTTGATCCTGCTCTTTTGAGAAAAGGCCGTTTCGATAAGATAATAAGGGTTGGTTTGCCCTCTAAAGATGGTAGATTTGCTATATTGAAG GTTCAtgcaaaaaacaaatattttcgTTCTGAGgaagagaaggaaaacttatTGCTGGAAATTGCAGAGAAAACAGAAGATTTTACAGGAGCAGAGCTGCAGAATATACT GAATGAAGCTGGTATTTTGACTGCCAGAAAGGACTTGGATTATATAGGACGAGAAGAACTTCTCGAGGCCTTGAAAAGG CAAAAAGGAACGTTTGAAACAGGTCAAGAAGATAGAAGTGAAGTCCCTGAAGAGCTAAAACTGAGGCTGGCATATAGAGAAGCAGCTGTCTCTGTTCTTGCATCCTACTTTCCAGATCCCCACCGTCCTTTCATGGGG ACAGATATCAATTCTGTTAAAAGTCAATCCAACATGCGCTACGTAGAGATTTCAGGACGGGTCTTCAAAAGGAAGGCAGATTATGTAAATGCCATAGTCCGTGCTTGTGCTC CCAGAGTGATTGAAGAGGAGATGTTTGGATTAGACAATTTATGCTGGATATCTGCGAAGGCTACATTAGAAGCTTCAATGCTTGCTGAGTCCTTAATTCTCCAGTCTGGAATGACATCATTTGGGAAGGCATACTACCGGAAACAGCACGATTTAGTACCAAAT CTTGCAGCCAAACTTGAAGCACTTAAGGATGAGTACATGCGGTTTGCCATGGAAAAATGTTATTCTGTTTTACGGGAGTATTATTCTGCGGTAGAAGAGATCACAG ATATTCTACTTGAGAAGGGTGAGATTGAAGCGGATGAAATTTGGAGTATATTCAAAACTACACCTCGGATAGCTCAG CCTAGTGTTCCCCCCATTGATGAATATGCTGCACTGATATATGCCGGAAGATGGGGCATCCACGGTGCTTCACTTCCAGGTAGGGCTACATTTGCACCCGGCAATGTTGGATTTGTGACTTTTGGATCCCCACGTCCAATGGAG ACTCAGATTGTTAGTGATGATACCTGGAAGCTAGttgacaaaatttgggacaCTAGGGTTCAGGAAATTAGAGATGGGGCCAAAAAAGAAATCGAAGCTGAACAGGAGACGCCACGGGTTTTAATAGCCAGCCATTTTCTATGA